GGTGTTCTCCCTGTCGAGACTGTCCTGCTTCATTGCGGTGGCCGAGGAGCTGCATTTCGGGCGGGCCGCCGAGCGTCTGCACATGACGCAGCCCCCGTTGAGCCGCCAGATCCAGCAGTTGGAGAACGAACTCGGGGTGCACCTGATCGACCGCACCACCCGGTCGGTCACGCTCACCCCGGCCGGCGTCGCCTTCCTGCCGGACGCGCGGCGGATCCTGCAACTCGCCGAGGGCGCCGCCCTCAACGTCAAACGTGTCCCCGCGGGCGACCTCGGCACCGTGGTCATCGGTTTCACCGCGGCGTCGGCGCACGCGGTGCTGCCCCGGCTGCTCGATGCGGCCCGGGAACAGTTGCCCGATGTGACCCTCGATCTCCGGGAGATGGTCACCGCCGTACAGATAGAAGGGCTGATGACCGGCGAGCTCGATCTCGGAATGGCGCGGCCGCCGCTGAAGCGCCCCGGTTTGGTGTCGCGGCCCCTGCTGCACGAGCAGTTGATCGCGGCGCTGCCCGCGGCGCATCCGCTGGTCGAGGTGGGCCGTCAGCTCACGCTCAACGACCTCGACGGCCAGGACATGATCATGTACTCGCCGGTGCAGGCCCGGTACTTCAACGAACTGCTGATCAGCACGTTCACCATCGCCGGTGCCACACCGCGCTACGTCCAGTACGTGACGCAGGTGCACACCATGCTGGTGCTGGTCCGCTCCGGCATCGGCATCGCGCTGGTGCCCGCGTCGGCGGCCACACTGCATCCAGAGGGTGTGGTGTTCCGCTCCATCGGGGCGTTCCGGGAACGCCCCGTGGAGCTCGACGCGGTGTGGCGCGGTGACAGCACCAACCCGGCCCTGCTGCGGTTGCTGCGCGACGTGCTGCCGCCGCGCGAGTGGACCACCGACGACCTGGTGGGTGATCAGATCATCTGACGGTGGCCGTCTCGATCGGCACCGGCGTGACGAGCTTTCCGGTCTGCAGGAAGGCGTCGAGATTGGCCAGCGTGAGTTCTTCCATCGCGTTGCGGGTCTCGACGGTTCCGCTGCCGACGTGCGGCAGCAGCACCACGTTGTCCATGGTCAGCAATTCGGACGGCACATCGGGCTCGTCGGTGAACACATCGAGGCCCGCGCCGGCGAGCCTGCCGTCGGCCAGCGCCGCGACCAGCGCCCGTTCGTCGACGACGCTGCCGCGGGCGATGTTGACCAGGTACCCGTCGGGTCCGAGCGCGTCGAGCACCTCGCGGTCGACGAGGTGACGGGTGCCCGCCCCGCCTGCGGCGGCGATGATCAGCACGTCGACCTGCGCGGCGAGTTCGGCGGGCGAGCCGACGTAGCGGTACGGGCTGGCTTCGACCTCGCGGCGGTTGTGATAGCTGATGGTGCAGCCGAATCCGCCGAGCCGGGTCGCGATCGCCGTGCCGATGCGGCCGAGCCCGATGATCCCGACGCGCGCGCCCGAAACCTTGTGTGTGAGTGGGTAGTTCCCGTCGGAGACCCAGCGCCCGGCGCGCAGATACCGGTCGGCGGCCGAGAACTGGCGCATCACGTCGATCAACAATCCCACCGCCGTGTCGGCGACACAGTCGCTGAGGACATCCGGGGTGTTGCTCACCGCGATGTTGCGCGCCGCGGCCTCCTCGACGTCGGTGGTGTCGTATCCGACGCCGAAGTTCACCACCGCGCCGAGGTTGGGCAGC
This region of Mycolicibacterium goodii genomic DNA includes:
- a CDS encoding LysR substrate-binding domain-containing protein, producing the protein MFSLSRLSCFIAVAEELHFGRAAERLHMTQPPLSRQIQQLENELGVHLIDRTTRSVTLTPAGVAFLPDARRILQLAEGAALNVKRVPAGDLGTVVIGFTAASAHAVLPRLLDAAREQLPDVTLDLREMVTAVQIEGLMTGELDLGMARPPLKRPGLVSRPLLHEQLIAALPAAHPLVEVGRQLTLNDLDGQDMIMYSPVQARYFNELLISTFTIAGATPRYVQYVTQVHTMLVLVRSGIGIALVPASAATLHPEGVVFRSIGAFRERPVELDAVWRGDSTNPALLRLLRDVLPPREWTTDDLVGDQII
- a CDS encoding 2-hydroxyacid dehydrogenase; protein product: MPAQEVTHRVLQVGPLKPSLNQTLVSGYGAYVLPDGAERATFLAEHGDEITVAVTSGRTGVDADLMSALPNLGAVVNFGVGYDTTDVEEAAARNIAVSNTPDVLSDCVADTAVGLLIDVMRQFSAADRYLRAGRWVSDGNYPLTHKVSGARVGIIGLGRIGTAIATRLGGFGCTISYHNRREVEASPYRYVGSPAELAAQVDVLIIAAAGGAGTRHLVDREVLDALGPDGYLVNIARGSVVDERALVAALADGRLAGAGLDVFTDEPDVPSELLTMDNVVLLPHVGSGTVETRNAMEELTLANLDAFLQTGKLVTPVPIETATVR